Proteins encoded in a region of the Drosophila busckii strain San Diego stock center, stock number 13000-0081.31 chromosome 2L, ASM1175060v1, whole genome shotgun sequence genome:
- the LOC108598192 gene encoding actin-related protein 2/3 complex subunit 1A-B, giving the protein MAETYTFGTTLASITCHAWNKDRTQIAISPNNHEIHIYSRDGNDWKLADVLNQHDLRVMGIDWAKNTNRIVSCAADRNAYVWTQGDDSKWKPTLVLLRINRAATCVKWSPAENKFAVGSGARLISVCYFESENDWWVSKHIKKPIRSTVTSLDWHPNNVLLVAGSTDYKVRVFSAFIKDIEEPPSPTPWGNRKPLGQLMAEFRNSANSGGGWINNVSFSSDGNKVCWVGHDSCVSIADATNGNTVIRCRTGYLPFLSCEWVSPTSVVVAGYSCVPLVYSLTSDNKLEQSGKLDKSQKREASGITAMRIFQSMDRNMRTENTDTVVDSIHQNAITSVRLYAGDKDKATKVSTSGVDGQLVIWNVEQGGINGGMRNLQI; this is encoded by the exons ATGGCTGAGACGTACACTTTCGGTACCACGTTGGCTTCTATAACGTGCCACGCCTGGAATAAGGATCGCACAC AAATCGCGATATCGCCCAACAACCATGAGATTCATATCTACAGCCGTGACGGCAATGACTGGAAACTGGCCGATGTTCTTAACCAGCACGATTTACGTGTGATGGGTATTGACTGGGCCAAAAATACGAATCGCATTGTAAGCTGTGCGGCGGATCGTAATGCTTATGTTTGGACGCAGGGCGACGATAGCAAGTGGAAGCCAACGTTGGTGCTACTACGCATTAATCGTGCTGCTACTTGCGTCAAATGGTCGCCGGCGGAGAACAAATTCGCCGTGGGTTCAGGTGCACGCCTTATATCCGTCTGCTACTTTGAGTCTGAGAACGATTGGTGGGTGTCGAAGCATATTAAAAAGCCCATACGCTCAACTGTCACATCGCTGGACTGGCATCCCAACAATGTGCTGCTGGTTGCCGGCTCGACGGATTATAAGGTGCGGGTCTTTTCGGCCTTCATCAAGGACATTGAGGAGCCGCCATCACCCACGCCTTGGGGCAATCGTAAGCCGCTTGGTCAGCTTATGGCTGAGTTTAGGAATTCGGCCAACTCTGGCGGCGGCTGGATTAACAATGTTAGCTTCTCCAGCGACGGCAACAAGGTCTGCTGGGTGGGCCACGACAGCTGTGTGAGCATTGCCGATGCCACGAATGGCAATACTGTCATACGCTGCCGCACCGGTTACTTGCCTTTCCTCTCCTGCGAGTGGGTCTCGCCTACGTCTGTTGTGGTTGCCGGCTATAGCTGTGTGCCTCTGGTTTACAGCCTGACGTCAGACAATAAACTGGAGCAGAGCGGCAAACTGGACAAGTCACAGAAGCGCGAGGCCAGCGGCATTACAGCCATGCGTATCTTCCAGTCAATGGACCGTAATATGCGTACAGAGAACACGGATACCGTGGTGGACTCTATACATCAGAATGCCATCACTAGCGTGCGTTTGTATGCTGGGGATAAGGACAAGGCCACAAAGGTGTCCACCTCGGGCGTGGATGGCCAACTAGTCATCTGGAATGTAGAGCAGGGCGGCATCAATGGAGGCATGCGTAATCTGCAGATCTAA
- the LOC108608407 gene encoding origin recognition complex subunit 5: protein MEQICAALEPQFPCRETAITTLAQLIGDCDEAYPAAIYIYGHSGTGKTAITKAFLQQCHKQQNVQIAQLNAIECYTTKILLETVLDALAPQQGELEIRADNMLEFVEQLRRWQRTKTNGFLIAIDNAERLRDMDANVLPVLLRLQELSGINICVILLSQLPFEKYYNKTGLSEIMTVHLAQYNKAETQRILGSDFLQMQQRLLRQQQLTDDEHRLQLCKQALTAEFYNNYLNLFLSVFYKACRDLPELQLTARKCFDIYVQPVLDGSIESTDVSRLWRHIAGPLRAALTQIYMRIEKPLGEPELVEQSVRQLAQSLELPYYGKYLLIAAFLASHNSAKQDKRLFVKHHGKQRKRMQSVNAKAKTVEKMSTTLGPKSFSIDRLLAIFYAILDEKVGLTCNLLSQISTLVHLKLLCFVSGENNIMDGSAKLQCTVGLEFVLHIGKVVGFNVRQYLCDFM from the exons atggaGCAGATTTGTGCCGCATTGGAGCCACAGTTTCCTTGTCGCGAGACAGCCATAACAACATTGGCGCAGCTTATAGGCGACTGCGATGAAGCTTATCCagcagctatatacatatatggtCACAGCGGTACGGGAAAAACAGCGATCACCAAAGCATTTTTGCAACAatgccacaagcaacaaaacgtTCAAATAGCACAGCTAAATGCCATAGAATGCTATACAACCAAAATACTATTGGAAACTGTCTTGGACGCACTGGCGCCACAACAGGGGGAACTGGAGATACGAGCTGACAATATGCTAGAATTTGTGGAGCAACTGCGTCGTTGGCAAAGGACTAAAACGAATGGGTTTCTTATAGCCATCGACAACGCTGAGCGTCTGCGCGATATGGATGCTAATGTATTGCCagtgctgctgcgtctgcaaGAATTAAGCGGCATCAATATCTGCGTGATCTTGCTCTCGCAGCTGCCTTTTGAGAAGTATTACAACAAAACAGGATTAAGTGAGATTATGACAGTGCATTTGGCGCAATACAACAAAGCAGAGACGCAGCGCATACTTGGAAGCGACTTTTTACAAATGCAGCAACGTCTGCTgcgtcaacagcagctgacagACGACGAGCACCGCTTGCAGCTTTGTAAACAGGCGTTAACTGCTGAATTTTACAACAACTATTTAAATCTATTTCTAAGCGTTTTCTATAAAGCGTGTCGAGACTTACCAGAACTGCAGTTGACGGCGCGCAAGTGCTTTGACATTTATGTGCAACCCGTGCTAGACGGCAGTATAGAGTCTACAGATGTATCACGATTGTGGCGTCATATAGCAGGTCCACTGCGTGCGGCATTAACACAGATCTACATGCGCATAGAAAAACCGCTGGGGGAGCCAGAGCTTGTAGAGCAAAGCGTGCGTCAGCTAGCGCAGTCCTTGGAGCTGCCATATTATGGGAAATATTTGCTCATAGCTGCATTCTTGGCTAGCCACAACTCGGCCAAGCAGGACAAGCGTCTATTTGTTAAGCATCATGGCAAACAGCGCAAGCGTATGCAAAGCGTCAACGCAAAAGCCAAG ACGGTGGAGAAAATGTCCACCACTCTGGGTCCCAAGTCCTTTAGCATTGATCGCTTGCTGGCAATTTTCTACGCGATTTTGGATGAGAAAGTAGGTctcacttgcaacttgctctCCCAAATCTCTACGTTGGTGCATCTGAAGTTGCTCTGCTTTGTCTCTggtgaaaataatataatggATGGCTCTGCCAAACTTCAGTGTACAGTGGGCCTCGAGTTTGTTTTGCACATAGGCAAAGTTGTGGGATTCAATGTGCGTCAGTACTTATGCGATTTTATGTAG
- the LOC108608408 gene encoding DNA polymerase subunit gamma-2, mitochondrial, with amino-acid sequence MSSRLARCFKSLEAADFLRHLDQKATPDIQLLTNGQAYAEQLQQQWLNLRPLSANLGQLTYNDVTAQHRFSFVQAPQFKKQLQQLHQLYPQKFKCPTLLKHQRSLNYNSQSNSIFKHSLPVTQLITDYFVEAQRGLEHFYNVQRESKIWWMRYSSNPSRYSIVPYITEQQEGCQAIDIKANFGHEAGVTVEQLSLVCPPATADLSLPDARSGQMQQPAIIRSIIELEPASCTLLLDGCDHNREASSLLLSRAMAPYQCGVAARQYDNQNSADLHDLCAHVVDVLQRAKIRLHQSYTITQDEEQLLQQLQQFDGLGVPYTLLLDETEALSTGLLQLRSRDTQLAETVHISDLPNYLLNIFRNY; translated from the exons ATGTCTAGTCGTCTGGCGCGCTGTTTCAAGTCCCTAGAAGCCGCAGACTTTCTACGCCATCTAGATCAAAAAGCTACGCCAGACATACAGCTGCTTACCAATGGACAGGCCTATgcagagcagctgcagcaacagtggcTGAATCTGCGCCCACTTTCAGCTAATTTGGGACAGCTGACCTACAATGATGTTACCGCTCAACATCGTTTCTCCTTTGTGCAAGCACCGCAATTTAAAAAGCAGTTACAACAACTGCATCAATTGTATCCACAAAAATTCAAGTGTCCCACGCTGTTAAAGCATCAGCGCAGTCTTAACTACAACTCCCAGTCAAACTCTATATTTAAGCACAGTCTGCCAGTTACGCAACTAATTACAGACTATTTTGTGGAGGCACAACGCGGCCTGGAACACTTTTATAATGTGCAACGTGAGAGCAAAATATGGTGGATGCGTTACTCCTCAAATCCCAGTCGTTATTCCATTGTGCCTTATATAACTGAACAGCAAGAAGGCTGTCAAGCCATTGATATTAAAGCCAATTTTGGCCATGAAGCTGGTGTGACTGTGGAACAGCTGAGCTTGGTGTGTCCTCCAGCTACAGCAGATTTATCATTGCCTGATGCACGCTCAGGCCAAATGCAACAGCCAGCAATAATACGATCAATTATAGAACTGGAGCCAGCCAGCTGCA CGCTTCTACTGGATGGTTGTGATCATAATAGAGAAGCGAGCTCGCTCTTGCTAAGCCGTGCGATGGCACCTTATCAATGTGGTGTGGCTGCCAGGCAGTATGATAACCAAAATTCTGCTGATCTACACGATCTCTGCGCACACGTAGTGGATGTACTGCAGCGCGCAAAAATACGCCTGCATCAAAGCTATACTATAACACAAGATGAGgaacagttgctgcagcaattgcagcaattcgATGGCTTGGGTGTGCCTtatacgctgctgctggatgAGACAGAGGCATTGAGCACAGGTCTGTTGCAATTGCGTAGTCGGGACACACAGCTGGCAGAGACTGTACACATTAGTGATTTACCAAAttatcttttaaatatatttagaaattattaa
- the LOC108608180 gene encoding LOW QUALITY PROTEIN: DNA polymerase subunit gamma-1, mitochondrial (The sequence of the model RefSeq protein was modified relative to this genomic sequence to represent the inferred CDS: deleted 1 base in 1 codon) has product MRLLRNYATKASREHYASSSLKIYRKLPSTSQLKSKYAPRQNPRSRPNSEYAENLVKVQMISKNLHRQIFPQAKREYDEPQRDAATRYNAELLRHGIDVESGSAMPDVELKLPPLRGKNIEEHFYSIAKEQVTPYEALLQPLVDCAQLPAKPKRWLFQTGWTAYDEDGSATPVDKPMEQGIVFDVEVCVREGSAPVLATAVSTKRWYCWVSSKLTKHRTNVKPVELCDAPENERPHYTPDELIPLGTGTPGLVVGHNVCYDRARLQEQYLLEDAGTRFVDTMSLHMCVSGVTSYQRALLKSKKEPAEEDLAWLEQSALNSLVEVHRLYCGGPALSKEPRNIFVEGTLEQVRQHFQALVNYCASDVEATQRILRVLYPMYAQRFPHPASLAGMLEMGCAYLPVNGNWERYIREAQLTYEDLSIEAKYHLGRRAEEACALLQDEQYKQHLWLWDEDWSVQKLKLKQAPKRKALPTAPMPDEGQLNEEQRRLQRKFQHLYDQQALLPARRPLLPGYPQWYRKLCRKPPSNYNEELDEEEPWLPGASEISTGMQLAPKLLSLCWEGYPLHYQREHGWGFLVPFRRADQQSTLPLDQLLERCAIPEFARQFAAAEEGNAALELLPRQLEEHLGKRQFHKKISQQQQRLEQQYKGAGVWCNQVLDDCCFFLKLPHKNGPSYRVGNPLSKDFLNKFSEHALSSGDTSCHAATRVIEIARMMSYWRNNRDRILNQMVVWLQSEQLPAELKPLTPSLAFGAICPQVVVAGTLTRRAMEPTWMTASNSRANRIGSELRAMVQAPPGYKLVGADVDSQELWIASVLGDAYAHGQHGATPLGWMTLSGSKSNGSDMHSSTAKVVGISRDHAKVLNYARIYGAGQQFAETLLQQFNPSLSATEAKAKAMKMFAATKGKRVYRLREEYHDELEDRSYSGYEATRLAAQRNRIVSELFHRPRWQGGTESAMFNRLEEIATREQPQTPFLNCRLSRALESAGGSEQEQRFLPTRVNWVVQSGAVDFLHLMLVSMRWLLGPHARFCLSFHDELRYLVKEELAYKAALAMHITNLLTRAFCASRLGLNDLPMSVAFFSSVEVDTVLRKECTMDCQTPSNPHGLQIGYGIPAGQTLSIQQAIEQAGGNDLTQWAWLKRQTS; this is encoded by the exons atGCGTCTGCTACGTAATTATGCAACCAAAGCAAGTCGTGAGCACTATGCTAGCAGCAGTCTAAAGATTTATCGTAAATTACCTAGTACAagtcaattaaaatcaaaatatgcgCCA AGACAAAACCCGCGGAGCCGGCCAAATTCGGAATATGCTGAGAATTTGGTGAAGGTCCAAATGATATCAAAGAACTTACACCGGCAAATCTTTCCACAGGCTAAACGAGAGTATGATGAACCACAACGCGATGCGGCAACGCGCTACAATGCGGAGCTGCTGCGTCATGGAATAGATGTGGAAAGCGGCTCAGCTATGCCTGATGTCGAGTTGAAATTACCGCCATTGCGTGGTAAGAATATTGAGGAGCACTTTTACAGTATAGCCAAGGAGCAGGTGACACCTTATGAGGCGCTGTTGCAGCCGCTGGTGGACTGTGCACAACTGCCAGCCAAGCCCAAGCGCTGGCTATTCCAAACCGGCTGGACAGCCTATGATGAAGATGGGAGCGCCACACCAGTGGACAAGCCCATGGAGCAAGGCATAGTATTCGATGTGGAGGTGTGTGTGCGCGAAGGCAGCGCCCCAGTGCTGGCTACTGCAGTCAGCACCAAACGCTGGTATTGTTGGGTGAGTTCCAAGTTGACGAAACATCGCACAAACGTGAAGCCTGTGGAGCTTTGTGATGCGCCGGAGAATGAGCGACCGCACTACACGCCGGATGAGCTCATACCGCTGGGCACGGGAACACCTGGACTGGTGGTGGGTCACAATGTGTGCTACGATAGAGCACGCTTGCAGGAGCAGTACTTACTAGAGGACGCAGGCACACGTTTTGTGGATACCATGTCGCTGCATATGTGCGTAAGCGGCGTCACCAGCTATCAACGGGCGCTGCTCAAGTCTAAGAAAGAACCAGCTGAAGAGGATTTGGCTTGGCTGGAGCAGAGCGCGCTTAATAGCTTGGTGGAAGTGCATCGTTTGTATTGCGGCGGCCCAGCTTTGTCCAAGGAGCCgcgtaatatttttgttgaagGCACGCTCGAGCAGGTGCGTCAACATTTTCAAGCGCTGGTCAACTACTGTGCCAGTGATGTGGAAGCAACTCAACGCATCTTACGAGTACTTTATCCTATGTATGCGCAGCGATTTCCACATCCTGCTAGCTTGGCGGGCATGTTGGAAATGGGCTGCGCTTATTTGCCAGTCAATGGCAACTGGGAACGCTATATACGCGAAGCTCAACTGACGTACGAAGATCTAAGCATTGAAGCCAAGTATCATTTGGGTCGTCGTGCGGAGGAAGCGTGTGCGCTGTTGCAGGACGAGCAATACAAGCAGCATTTGTGGCTCTGGGATGAGGATTGGAGCGTGCAAAAGCTGAAGCTTAAGCAAGCACCTAAGCGCAAGGCGCTGCCTACAGCGCCGATGCCAGATGAGGGGCAACTCAATGAGGAGCAGCGTCGCTTGCAGCGCAAGTTTCAACATCTTTATGAtcagcaggcgctgctgccagcgcgTCGTCCATTGCTGCCCGGCTATCCACAGTGGTATCGTAAGCTCTGTCGCAAGCCGCCAAGCAACTACAATGAGGAGCTGGATGAGGAGGAGCCTTGGCTGCCTGGCGCCAGCGAAATCAGCACAGGCATGCAACTGGCACCCAAGCTATTGTCACTCTGCTGGGAAGGGTATCCTCTGCACTATCAGCGTGAACATGGCTGGGGCTTCCTAGTTCCCTTCCGTCGTGCTGACCAACAGAGTACGCTGCCCTTGGACCAGCTGCTTGAGCGCTGTGCCATTCCTGAGTTTGCGCGACAGTTTGCGGCAGCAGAGGAAGGCAATGCCGCtttggagctgctgccacgccAGCTGGAAGAGCACTTGGGCAAGCGTCAGTTTCACAAGAAGatctcacagcagcagcagcgcctggaGCAACAATACAAAG GTGCTGGCGTCTGGTGTAATCAAGTGTTAGATGACTGTTGCTTCTTTCTCAAGCTGCCACATAAGAACGGTCCCAGCTATCGCGTGGGCAATCCACTGTCCAAGGACTTTCTTAATAAGTTCTCGGAGCATGCGCTGAGCAGCGGCGACACCAGCTGCCACGCGGCCACGCGCGTCATAGAGATAGCACGAATGATGAGCTATTGGCGCAACAATCGCGATCGCATACTCAACCAAATGGTAGTCTGGCTGCAGTCggagcagctgccagcagagCTTAAGCCGCTCACACCCAGCTTGGCGTTTGGCGCCATTTGTCCGCAGGTTGTTGTTGCCGGCACACTAACGCGTCGCGCCATGGAGCCCACCTGGATGACGGCTTCGAATTCACGCGCCAATCGCATAGGCTCAGAGCTGCGTGCCATGGTGCAAGCGCCGCCGGGCTATAAGCTTGTGGGCGCCGATGTGGACTCGCAAGAGCTGTGGATAGCCTCGGTTCTGGGCGATGCGTATGCGCATGGCCAGCACGGCGCTACGCCTTTGGGCTGGATGACGCTCAGCGGCAGCAAATCCAATGGCAGCGACATGCACTCCAGCACGGCCAAAGTGGTGGGCATATCACGTGATCATGCCAAGGTGCTCAACTATGCGCGCATCTATGGTGCGGGTCAGCAGTTCGCcgagacgctgctgcagcaattcaATCCCAGTCTGAGTGCCACCGAAGCTAAAGCCAAGGCTATGAAAATGTTCGCCGCCACCAAGGGCAAGCGTGTGTATCGTCTACGTGAGGAGTACCACGATGAGCTGGAGGACAGAAG CTACAGCGGCTATGAAGCCACACGGCTTGCTGCCCAACGCAATCGCATCGTCTCTGAACTCTTCCATAGACCACGCTGGCAGGGTGGCACTGAGAGCGCCATGTTCAATCGGCTGGAGGAGATTGCTACACGCGAGCAGCCGCAGACGCCGTTTCTGAACTGTCGCCTAAGTCGCGCGCTGGAATCAGCTGGTGGCTCAGAGCAGGAGCAACGTTTTCTGCCCACACGTGTCAACTGGGTGGTGCAGAGTGGCGCTGTGGATTTTCTGCATCTTATGTTGGTTAGCATGCGTTGGCTGCTGGGTCCACATGCACGCTTCTGTCTCAGCTTTCATGACGAGCTGCGCTATTTGGTGAAGGAGGAACTGGCCTACAAAGCTGCGCTGGCCATGcatattacaaatttgttaacgCGCGCCTTTTGTGCCTCGCGTCTTGGCCTAAATGATCTGCCCATGTCGGTGGCCTTTTTCTCATCCGTCGAGGTGGACACAGTTCTGCGCAAGGAGTGCACTATGGACTGTCAGACGCCCTCCAATCCGCATGGTCTGCAGATAGGCTACGGCATACCAGCGGGACAGACGCTAAGCATACAGCAAGCCATTGAGCAGGCGGGTGGCAACGATTTAacgcagtgggcgtggcttaaGCGGCAAACTAGTTGA
- the LOC108608411 gene encoding glutamyl-tRNA(Gln) amidotransferase subunit C, mitochondrial, translating to MFRYGARFYCKFATKSNIKLPKPSEKTELDFTQLNHSTKVPQQPVPTAFPDTSKSAIEIDTKTIQLLERLSLVDLDSEQALATLKSSIQFADKIAHIDTENVRPLYTVLEKQQLQLRNDIVTTGDNREQLMQLAKVTDEDYYVSPPGNIPLEQ from the coding sequence atgtttcgTTACGGAGCgcgtttttattgcaaatttgcaacaaagaGTAACATTAAATTACCAAAGCCAAGTGAGAAAACAGAATTAGACTTTACGCAACTAAATCATAGCACAAAGGTGCCGCAGCAACCAGTGCCGACTGCTTTTCCAGACACTAGTAAaagtgcaattgaaattgacacCAAGACCATACAACTGCTGGAACGCCTGTCGCTGGTGGACTTGGACAGCGAGCAAGCGCTGGCTACGCTTAAAAGCAGCATTCAATTTGCAGATAAAATAGCTCACATAGACACGGAAAACGTGCGTCCATTGTACACGGTGCTGgagaagcaacagctgcagttaCGCAACGACATTGTAACAACTGGAGATAATCGGGAGCAGCTGATGCAATTGGCTAAGGTAACTGACGAAGATTACTACGTCTCGCCTCCTGGCAATATCCCACTGGAGCAATAA